The genome window CAGAAGGCGAAGACATAGCAGAAGCCGTAGTAGGAGCAGAAGCCCAAGAAGGTACCATTCTCGCTCCGGTTCCCGGTCGCCCTCTCGCTCTCCAAGGTAATTATCAACGTTAGTTTAACTAAAGCCGATTCGAACATGCATGCTACTCGTTAGATAGCAGCTGAAAGAATGATGGCATCACAGGTACAGAAGCAGGTCAAGACACTGAAAATATCCCAACTCTGCTGATGAAGTACCGTCCTATGCAGCCTTACCATACCCTGTTATTTTGTGTAGTTCCCTTTTCTAATCTTATTGAGAGCTTATTGTATGAGTGTATTTGACGGTTGTGCTGTTATCAATTAAATAAACTGCAGTGCAGTTTCTTTTTTACGTAATCAATTAAAATGGTTGTATTATTGAGTTTGGGAACGCTTTATTCTTTGTTCTTGCTTTATTTCATATTCTGAGATTTACCTTTCCGAGTAACTAGCCTTTTACGAATCGGATACTAGAGCTTGAGTTTGAACAAAGTCCTTGCTGAAGTGAACTGAAAGCGGTCTCTTTTTCCTTGGAGGCGAACTGTTAGTGTTCTCTGTCGTGCATGAGCTAGTCATTAAGCGCTGAGACTTCAATAGCACAATGGCAGACGGGCCAACTCCTGTTTATGTGCTGGTCTGTTTCGTCTCTTGGCTGTTATGTCCGTCTTCAATTGAGCCTTGTTCCATCTCAGTCTGCGAAGACTGAGGAACTCAACTTTGCGCTGCAATTGGCCCAAAATGAATATTTGGGTCCTTGAACTCGCGATGTGTGCCATCTAGGTCTGAAATCTGGAAAATACCCCTTCGGCTACTGGTGAGGCTAAAGCTGATGTGAATGTTGACTAGACGCAAAACAATGAAGTGGCTCAACGATGCTCTCTTTGATGGGGATGGTGTTGCCCGTGTGTGGAGAGAGAGGATGACAAAGCATGTCTCGTCCGTAGCCGAAGGGTATTTTTGGGATTGTAGATCTAGATGATATATTTAACAAGTTTAAGGATCTAATCTGTATTTTGAGAGTTCGGAGACCTGAATCATATCCTCAGATAAGTTTAGATGTCGCTGATGCATTTTACTCTAAGCAATATATACATATCTATTAATCCTGTACTGAAGAATTACTTCGCCACGTTCTTTCTAACGCATTACTTGGTCATGAGTGGAGTACTATAATATATATGAACGGATGGGCACACGTTGAAGATATACTTAAagcgtgtttggttggttgcacTAGTGCCGGCCTGGCTCTGCTCGTGTAGGCCGATGGCAACTGCAGAGGCTACAGTGGAGTGTATTATGAGCCCTATACAGCCGTTGATTTGGAGATGTATGGATTGGATCAGTTGCTACAGTAACGATACAGTACACAGTGCTACAGTATGGACCGTGGTACAGTAGAAATAAACAGTAACAATCTCCATTAATAGACTCATATTACTGTACAAAACAGTAATCATCTGCATTAATCGGCATTAATGTAGAGGATCCGTGTCCTGTTTGGTTGCCTACGCGCGTGGGTTGGTCGGGTCCCGCTCCTGCAAAATCGTTGTGCTGGCCAGGCTCGCGGGAAATAGATTTTGATCATGTTTCTCGCAGGTCTAGCTTGTTCGGTGCAACtggtgtgcatatatatattttttatttaactttcaATTTCATTGAGTGtttaaaattctaaatgtttttatgAGAGCTCActagatatttattttaattgttttgataAAAAAGCCTaggctaatatttaattaaaattctaaaaaccctattttttaacttctagcaatttttgaTATCTCAAATAAGtttaaaaaatcaagaaaaattcactaatattcttataatgtgatgtaataatttataaaaatattttcaaccctacgttatttggtgaaaaagtaaatTCTTTTGTAAtacaatatatactcatacggataaccaaacacaatcttttCTCAACCAAGCTAAACACATATAACTAACCAAACAGATACATATCTTACCAACCTAGCTCAACTCAGTCTGACTCAACATATATGAGCCAGGCTGAGCATAGGAGCATAGGGGCAACCAAAGGGCCCTTAAGGACTGCTTGAAGACTTTTGGGCACAGGCTGAAGATATACTGAAGGACTGCTTGAAGACTTTTGAAATATCATGAAGATCTGACCTGGAACATCTGAATGAGTAACGCGATCGGAATATTAAATTGCCCGTCTGAAATCTACCGGACTCTTGCCAAATGCCAAAACTCACTTGTTCCAGAGCACTTGGCTTGTAGTGAGCTATATATATCTAATCGTTCTGAGCGAATCTTTGTTTGAATTGAAGCTACTCCAGTGCTGAACAATCAATCTTCAGTTGGGGAGCCAACGGTCTCCTGCCGTGGATGTCGATCGGCCGGGTCCTCCTCTGCTGGCTGCGGCCACTCGAGCCCTGTGGCTGTGGATGCCCCCCTCCCGGTCGTCTCCAGCCGGGGGTCGTCACACGTGCGCCAGGTCGAGCCATGTGGCGCGGCTCAACTTGCATGGTGGCACGTGCCTAGCTTCATCCAGACGCCCGCGCCATATGACAACGATGCGGACTGATGCCACTTTAATTAGGGAACTGGTGATGTTCTTGTTAGCTGGATTAGATAGTTTACGTTGTGTAGACATATATAGTTACTGTCagatcttgttttctttttattttgggAAGACTCCAAATCACCTCATCAACTTTGTTTTGATCTTCAAATTCCATCCTAAACtatgaaattagatatttttcaACTAAATTTTACAATAGCATTCACATAACACATAAACCGGCTTTCAAGGGTGGTTTTACCTACATTGAAGATTAGCATGGGCAGCTTTGGTCACGTGGGCTAATATGTcacttagggtctgtttgtttactgcttttgtttttgattttttctgaaaaactgtaattttagcttttctgaaaaagctatttttggattttagttgttagttttataataaaattttaacttCTTAGCACTCAACTTATCAAAAAGGCTATTGTCAGCTAACTTCTcagcttttaattcatttttttaaaagcagACTTCTGATTTATCCAAAAAACACTTTTCAACTATCCTGTTTGTTTGACCATAAACTTTATAATACCATTCAAACAACATATAAACTAATTTTGATAGGTGGTTTTGTCTACGTGGCAGATTAGCATAGGCGGTTTTGGTCACATGAGCTGGCATGTCACTTATTCTTGTTTTATTCTCCTTTTTTGTCAATTAGTATTTGAAGtgattggtgacgtcctaagagcaGGATGAATTAGGAAATTTAGAATCtatttggctctaaaaactacacaagataaatctatatcaatttctatctaaatgtgttttagatttatctagtgagtctactctaccaatcaaaatatttacaacctatctaagaaggtaaattgtaagaatgtaaatgataaaacataaataaggtagagagatcaaATTTGGCATAAGAGATatttatctcgtggtattgaTGACATTAATGTCACTCCTAATCCACATTAGAgctttataaaaaatatactccTGATCGGCATCCGGTCACAactcttgagccatcaagtcacaaagacaaggtctccacccAGATAAGCCATtaagccaagacaagatctcaccactagcctctctttagGTCTCTtgccgtcatgatcacttcgatgcttgagtcaccaaggcaaaaGTCTCCTCGTCCTCGTACACTCTTcttagcttttagtttatttatttttttccaaaaataggcTTCTGGTTTCTCAAAAAATACTTTTTAACTATCTTGTTTGTTTGACCATAAACTTTACAATACTATTCAAATAATACGTAAACTTGTTTTGACAGGTGGTTTTGCTTACGTGGCAGATTAGCATGGGCAATTTTGGTCACATGGGCTGACATGTCACTTAATCTTGTTTTtgttctcccttttttttttgccaattaGTGTTGCTATGCATTAACTCAGTCATGTTGCTTCCCTATCCTCCGAAGAGAGAATGACAGGTTGGGCCAGGGTTTGCTCTGTCGGTGGATGGTGAGCTAGACCAAATTAACCATATCAGCATGCCCACGTGGCAAAATCACCTATGCATACTTGCCACGTAGGCAATACCGTCCTCCAAAACCGGTTATGGTATTATTTAAATTGTACAGTAAAGTTTAGTGTGAAAATATCTAGTTTCATACTTCCTCCAATTTTAAATACTTGAATACTTGACGTTTTGACCAAGATTCaatcaactttttaaaatttttactgtcaatagctttcaaaatatagttataatatcaataaaaatataatattatgaaagtatttttttaaagataaatttatgtctaaaatctaaaattatacAACATATGTgatcgtatttaccgaaatagataacatatcattgtatttataattttagcatcttTGTCATCTCATTTACCGAAAACCGATTTTTGGTACACCGTACACCGAAAAAACGCAGGTACGATCATATTCAGCACATGAAGTGTCGAATATagcatattcggcacctcatatgTCAAAAATCAGGTATATTTGGCATATAAGATttcgaatatgggctacagtgtcGTTTggcacatcgtgtgccgaatatggcatgTACTGGCTATGGGCACTTTGATACTGTCAGTTTATGGCAGAACCTCTACaaaccgtattcggcacctacATCTGATTTTCGGCATatgaggtaccgaatatagGCTACAGtactatattcggcacctcatgtgctgaatacatttgatttttgatatatgaggtgccgaatatggtagGACCCGTGTTTTTTTAGCGTACAGTGTACCAAAAGTCAATTTTCGATAAATaagttgccgaatacggatactaaaattataaacaCGATGatttattatctatttcgataaataggatcgtgtatgttgtctaattttgaattttagccCAAATTTAcacgtatgatttttatatttttaaactaaatattttaaaaattattgatgattaaaattttaaaagtttgaccggaTTTAATCAAATCGTTAAGTATTTAAAATAAAAGGGAGTAGTTTATAATGAAATTTGAAGATTGAAACAAAGTTCAAAAGGTGATTTGGAGTTAACTTTACTTTTTACCATACCATGACGATGCAATTAACTTGTGGCAACATTTGCGAGCTAGCTGTTTTCTTTACGTACGGGCCAGCTAAATTAATTTGCAACACCGTTTCTACTAATCACTTCCATTTCGATTTGGGAGTTCGCGTCGGTGCTTTCATCCATGGGCTAGCAACTCGAACCTTTCAAATCAAAGCGTCTCACGGCGAAAACTACAAGACGTTTCATGTCCTTTCCATCGCAACCGCACCTTTTTGTTGGCGTGCTTAAGACGCTTTTTGGACTCCGGCTCTTCAAACTAAAAAGGACACATGAGTCGTACGATTTGGACTCGGAAAACATCAAGGGCTTGTTCATTACTTTAGTTTTATTTGCAGCCTGAAAAAAGAATATAAAGTAATATGCTGAATATTTTCTTTGCTTCATCAGTAAATATTATGGCTGAGAGAAACAACAGTACAGCACGACACGTACAATGGAATGTTGCCACAACATTTGATCTACTTGTGGAACCTAGCCCCAAATATATTTGGCACATATAAGTCTTGGCTAGGAACCAAATAAACCATTCAGGTCCTACTTATCCCGTCGTTTTTAGTCGGAGCATTTGTTTagtcctttctttctttttttctctttcaacaatttCCAAGATACTCCTTTGATCACAAATTTTCATTTGTGTTAACTAATATATAAAGATAGTAAACTTTATAATATTACGAAAgtacttttgaaaaaaaaaactcaaatgcTGTGGCCCAGCCGTCCGATCCATCCGACAGTTGACTAGGCCGGCCTATTTGTGTTAATTTTTGTGTCCTCACATCtttaatattttagatattcaaatttaatttttagATGTTATAGAAATTTATTGTCATAGTTATTCTCGTATGTTGCATCTCAAAATCTCTTTCGTACAGATCTGGAtctgaaaaaattatctatttgagttaattcTCATATTTTCGCATATTCGATATTTTAGATGTTTAAATTTGATAtttcagacgttatgaaaatttgttgctATAGTTATTTTCTTATGTTGCATCCCGAAATCTTTTGCGTACATATCCGGAcccgaaaaaattatccatttgagttcTAATTTATACAGACTATTTTCAACAGAcggttaaaaaaatatctcacaCGGGGTTTTCGAACTATCTGTACAAATAATTTTCCTACTAGTAGATtattttcactaccggttttttttaatagaatttgtagAACCAACAGTAATACACATACACATCCGATAATGATAGTGAGGTAAGGAAGAGTGTTTTTAGTAGTGTCTCTATGTCATTCcccttctttcttttcattATCCATCCCTCTTTCTTATTCTATTTCTTCTAGTCCGATCGTATTCGGACCACTAATGCTCCACGGATCGCCCTCTTAATAATTAATTCGAATCTCGCTCGTTGGGAGCTGTAACCGTTGATCTCAAGAGGAGTGGTCCCGGCCGGCACACGAACGTATAGGTTGAAACTCACTGGCTCCTGATCCTTTTGCTACTTCATCACTTGCAGAGTTACTGATGATCTCCTGCGAAATCTCCGAACGTGCACAgtagttttgtttttttaactgTGTTACGTGCAACTTTTTTTCTAACTATAGcggtttatatatatatatatatatatatatatatatatatatatttgttcaCCTGAGATTGGATAGAGTTGGTGCGAGCATTTCTGAGAAGGCAATTGTCAGTGCCGACGATCAGACTACCAAGAAAGTGTGGACCCTGGCAGCCTTGGACTTTGAACAAGCAGCAGCATCCGGCGAAGCAAACAGCAGGGCGCTGACAAAGGTTTCACGGAGTTCCAAGGAATCGCGGACGTCAATGCAGCCATTATAGCTGCAGCGATGAGCCCATGGGTAACTAAAGCCCATCGTATAGTACCCCCTCACCTCACTAACGGATACCGCGCTCGGGCGAGTCGATCGGAAGACGCATTTTGTTTTCTACGAGTACTCATCAGCaggtaggaggaggaggaggaggaggagcaccatTGCCGGCGCTGCTCCGTGCATGGTTGCGTTGCATTGCATTGCTGCCCTCACCTCAGCACCCTGGCCGGCCACCGACGACCAGACAAGCCTTGCACGTCTACTTGATCTAAAAAACAAACACAGAAACCTTGCACGTCTATGGACCACGAAGCATGCACGCAGATTAGCCTCGTGAAACGGTACTATAAGAAAACCAAAGCTTCATGTTATTACGCTCCCTTTGAAATGCACAACTAGGAAAATATGTAATAAAAAAACTAGTATATTCATACTTTTACGCTCctataaaatagataaatagTGATAGATACAAACGATATCTACCATACATTTTATACATTAAACGATTCACAATCAAAATTGATCTCACATCTCCTTCATTTTCTTATAATATGGAATGTCACAATTAATTAACCGATTAACAATCAACCTACTCCCCACACATCATCCTTTATTGCAGCGtgctctttttctcttttgtcacTCTATTTCTAAAACttaaatcaagataaatgatCATCATATAATTAAAAGCCAAGTTGAATCAACGATGCGGcattttcttcctctcttttaaAACTACGACAAGATCTCCAACGATTATGCTTCATTTCCTTCTCTCATTCTATTTTAAAATCCGATCACAATCTATGGTCCCTAATACTTCTTACATGGACCAACAGACAACAACCATAACTCCAATCACAGATGGGCATTGGCTACCTTCACTCATCGGCTCACACCCATCTTATCAATGTCGACTACATCTGTTGATGGATGACAATAATCTCCTCGACACCATCCATCTATGTGTCAAACGGCCACTGGATTCAATCATACCTCTTTTGTTATGCAATATTCTTTTACTTATTCAAATTGCTATATTTTAGATTAATTCTACATGTGTAAAATATATGTGTAGTTGCTAGTGAATACAAGTGCAAAACAAGAGACCGGGAAATTAAGGAAAGTTACTAAAATTGACGTTTCAACATGATGTAGGCCAAACACAAGAAACTGCCTGGACCCTCTTCAAATGACTTAGGAAAAGAGGCTGCAGTGGGTTATTTTCTCATGAAACCCTTTGGAGTTGTAGAAAAGATACAACGATATCACGAAACTTCCaaatggttggatagatcaaaTAATCCTATTTGAGTTGTTTTCCTTCCAAAACTTGTATTAAATTCCATTCGATCGAGGGCCCTATCTTGCTTGATCTATGCTTAGATCAAGCTTGATACTCTCTCTCCCCAGAGGTTTAATTTTTCAAATGAGCTGTTTAAATGAAATGTGGCTGATTAGGTAGCAGTATAAAAATTTTAGCGAAGATTCgccaaaaacaaaaagaaaatagcgAAGAGGAAAAACAACTAATCATCGCCTGAGGCTGAGTGGGCCCATGCTAAACGGCCAAACCCACCCCTCGCGCCGATCCAACCGGGACCCGCAGGTAAACCCCGTATAACACCCAAGCCTTCCGCAGCCAAATACTTCCCCTGCTCTGCCTGCACCGACTTCGCCGGCGACCCAATGGTCGACGTCGACCGCCGGCCGGCGCTCCCGCACGGCCTCCCGCGCCCGCCGTCCCAcgccgccggcctccgccgtctCTCCACCCGCGCCTCAGCACCCTCCACCCCGCGCACCTCGGCTACGCCGTCTCCCTCCGCCGCGGCTggccccgcccccgccccgtCCGCCGTCTTGGCTCATCTAGCCGCAGCAGGAGTCTCCGTACTCCCTGGTATGTCAGCCTCCGAGCTCGCCTTCGCGGAGGCCGCGCTCGGTGGTATCCAGCTCCCGCCCGACCTCCGCGAGCTCCTCGTCCTCGGCGTGCCCTCGGGAGACGGCTTCCCGGACTACCGCTCCCCCGccggcctccgcctcctccgatTCGCTGCCCAAGAAGTCCCCGCGGCTGTCGCCGCGATGCTTCCCCTCGTCCCCCGCCGACGGCTAGgacgggcgccgccgccgcctcctcctcctctcgtcCCAGTGTACGGTCGGCATTACGTGCCGGCGATGCCTTGCCTCGCCGGTAACCCGGTGTTCCACGTCTCCGACTCTGGCATCGCGTTCGCGGGCGCCAACATCGCGGACTTTCTCCTCCGCGCCTTCGCTGCCGAGCCGCCCCCCGGCGCGCCGCTCCGGCGCCAGCTCTCCGCGCCGATCCCGCCGCCGGTGACACCATCCCCCGCGCCGCCGTCCACGGCCCGCCGGAGTCTGGACTCCGTCACCGGGAAGGCCCCGCGCTGGATCGAGTTCTGgaccgacgccgccgccgccggcgaccgtTTCTTGGAAGTCCCCGCGGCCACGGGCACCAAGAACACCGCCACTGCCACCACGATGCCGGAGTGGCTGTGGTCAAGCCTCGAGCGGGCGGGCTCCGTGCTGATGCGTGGCGGGTGGCGCGACGGCGAGGTGAAGGAGATGACGGGAGCGGGTCCCAGCGGCGGCGAGGTGACCGCATTGGCGTTAACGGTGGACCGGTGCTGCGAGGAGCTGAGGCGGGGAGGTTGGGccgcggaggaggtggtggaggtgctCGGGGCGCTGCTAGGGCCGAGGAAGGCGCGGCGGGCGCTGCCGCCGGACGTGGCGGCGCGTGTGGGGAGGCTCGCCGAGGCCGTCTCGCGGGCGGTCGCGTCCCGTGGCCACGCGAAAGCGAAACCCCCGAGGCCATCTTGAGAAACAAAGCATCCCCCTGTTTTAGCTTAGAGCATCTCCATGTTTTAGGCTActcatatttaactttttatttcttctattTAGAAACTTTTCATTCGGATTATATATCTTACTTCTCATCGCGTTCTAACCGATCCCTCATATTTGATTTCCTATATTCCACTCAtaactattttatttatatCTTGTACTTTCACTCTCTGAGCTCCTCTCTCTCCAGAGTCTATCTCCCTGCTCTTCTCTTTCCTCGATATCAGCCTGAGCTCCTTTTCTCTCCCCACTCCTTCTCTCTCACTGACGCTggcccgagctccctctccctgaGCTCCCTATTTCCACGTCTACACAGGGCGGACGGGCGGGCAGGTGCGGGGTGGCACGACGGCGTAGGAGAGGGTCGTGTGCGGGCACAACGGCGTAGAAGGGACCATGCGGCGGGCCTGTGCACGAGCGTGGCGACGCGGGAGAGGGTCAGCGGCGGGGCTGTGCGTGGATAGGGATTTGGCTACGACCCATTACATGTAGgaggtgagggaggagatttaGAGCTCCTCAAAGAAAAGGGTTGGATGGGAGTCGGTTAAAAACCAATTTTcatcgtttttttttcttaaatataaGATAGGGGTGGAAAGAGGAATCCGTTGGAATTGGAAACATGGTTCGTTAATGCTCCTCGCATCATTTCCATGTTAATGAGCTACTACGTGTAGAGTAACTTTGGGCAGTTGAAACAACACTGGAGTATATGAAACCAGCATGCATGCACTCGTCAATGATACGACAAAACAAAATGCTTGCAAATGGTGCGTGTAGAAACAGagaaaattttgcaagaaaCAGAGGATAGAGTAATTCTATCAAAACAAGGAATTTTCCATTGTTACAAGTGCAAAAACAGCATGCACTCGTCAACCGTACTTCCTGCAGCATCCAGTTTGATCTAGTACGTCACTTTCCAACTCCTTAACAAAAGGTGAAGGATAGAGTCATTCTATCGAAACCATCGGAATGGATGGCTAATTGTCATTCCAATGAATATCAGGAGCAAAATCATGTTAATGTGATGAGTCACTAATGATGTAGGGAACTCGGTTTTGAGGATTTGGCATGTACTGAAAATGATGCAACTGTACCCTCAGGCCTCAGTTTTTTTACTAAAACGAACACTTGAATCTCCCGACAAAAACATCACTGAACTTTGCACCTGGTTTCCAAGCCCAGCGGTGTCGGGACGACGACAACATTTCAATATATCTAGCAAGCAAAACAAACATCTCCTACCACACTTGTTGCGGTGCCAGCTGAAAGCGTACATGGGTTGCTGCAAGGAGGTCCCTTCCGTCctttggccaaaaaaaaaaaaaaaaaaatccattatgATCAACTGATGAACATGCCCTTATCCTGAACGTGATGTATATTTATACTATGTTCCTGCATGTGGCACAGTGAGACCTAATTTCTTTTCCCCTATCTTGGATCCTCATACACAGCAACAGGCCACCTCAGTTGCTCAACTCTGCTACTCCTATATGGCTGGTATAATGGATTGCAAGCGATTCTAGTGGCTATAATCAGGCTTTTTCCAGTATCAAATGTGCAAAACGGAAATGAAACGATGCGAAATATGCAAATCGGCATATACTATAGTTTGAGAAGTTCAAGTCTAGGATCAAGAACTTGCTAGAATCGGCCATCTAGAGAGCATAATCAATTTGCTAGTCCTAGAGCTGCATCTAAAGTCTGGATGCCAGGAGCCTAGCCGAAAATGTACTCCACAGAG of Phragmites australis chromosome 3, lpPhrAust1.1, whole genome shotgun sequence contains these proteins:
- the LOC133911089 gene encoding uncharacterized protein LOC133911089: MVDVDRRPALPHGLPRPPSHAAGLRRLSTRASAPSTPRTSATPSPSAAAGPAPAPSAVLAHLAAAGVSVLPGMSASELAFAEAALGGIQLPPDLRELLVLGVPSGDGFPDYRSPAGLRLLRFAAQEVPAAVAAMLPLVPRRRLGRAPPPPPPPLVPVYGRHYVPAMPCLAGNPVFHVSDSGIAFAGANIADFLLRAFAAEPPPGAPLRRQLSAPIPPPVTPSPAPPSTARRSLDSVTGKAPRWIEFWTDAAAAGDRFLEVPAATGTKNTATATTMPEWLWSSLERAGSVLMRGGWRDGEVKEMTGAGPSGGEVTALALTVDRCCEELRRGGWAAEEVVEVLGALLGPRKARRALPPDVAARVGRLAEAVSRAVASRGHAKAKPPRPS